The following coding sequences lie in one Pseudomonas sp. B33.4 genomic window:
- a CDS encoding YbaY family lipoprotein, with protein MPLRPLVLLSLFSLLVACGSDAPKPQPPTPGPAPQQAQKKAKEAADLGPLPAYQRELSGTLQGVPAGAEVELALLVIDEKDRPQQLLASSSLIGNNQILPFRLRFNPDAFPAGARVELRGRASQSGQLILHLPSQTISQPTTQALGQLQFVKAP; from the coding sequence ATGCCGTTACGTCCGCTCGTTTTGCTCAGTCTTTTCAGCCTGCTGGTGGCCTGTGGCAGCGATGCACCCAAGCCCCAGCCGCCAACACCGGGCCCGGCGCCGCAGCAAGCGCAGAAAAAAGCCAAAGAGGCCGCCGACCTTGGCCCGCTGCCAGCCTATCAACGAGAACTGAGTGGCACCCTGCAAGGCGTGCCGGCCGGTGCCGAAGTCGAACTGGCGCTGCTGGTGATCGACGAGAAGGATCGCCCACAACAATTGCTCGCCAGTTCCAGTCTGATCGGCAACAACCAGATCCTGCCATTCCGCCTACGTTTCAACCCGGATGCTTTTCCGGCCGGTGCACGGGTTGAGCTGCGCGGTCGCGCCAGTCAGTCCGGCCAGTTGATCCTGCATTTGCCGTCGCAGACGATCAGCCAGCCGACCACTCAGGCGTTGGGCCAACTGCAATTTGTCAAAGCACCATGA
- the nrdR gene encoding transcriptional regulator NrdR, with protein MHCPFCGANDTKVIDSRLVAEGEQVRRRRECLACGERFTTFETAELVLPRLIKTDGSRQPFDEEKLRAGMQRALEKRPVSVERLESSLVHIKHKLRATGEREVKSLVVGELVMAELQKLDEVAYIRFASVYKRFQDLNEFREEIDRLAREPVKE; from the coding sequence ATGCACTGTCCCTTCTGCGGTGCCAACGACACCAAGGTCATCGACTCGCGTCTGGTCGCCGAGGGCGAACAGGTGCGCCGCCGGCGTGAATGCCTGGCCTGCGGCGAGCGATTCACGACGTTCGAGACGGCCGAACTGGTGTTGCCGCGCCTGATCAAAACCGACGGCAGCCGCCAACCGTTCGACGAAGAAAAACTCCGCGCCGGTATGCAACGCGCGCTGGAGAAACGTCCGGTGAGCGTCGAGCGTCTCGAATCCTCTCTGGTTCACATCAAGCACAAGCTGCGCGCCACTGGCGAACGCGAGGTCAAATCCCTCGTGGTCGGCGAACTGGTGATGGCCGAATTGCAGAAGCTTGATGAAGTCGCCTACATCCGTTTCGCCTCGGTGTACAAGCGCTTCCAGGACCTCAACGAGTTCCGCGAAGAAATCGACCGCCTCGCCCGCGAACCGGTGAAAGAATGA
- the ribD gene encoding bifunctional diaminohydroxyphosphoribosylaminopyrimidine deaminase/5-amino-6-(5-phosphoribosylamino)uracil reductase RibD: MTTAAEQAILDAHFMARALELARKGHYTTHPNPRVGCVVVRDGQIVGEGWHERAGEPHAEVHALRAAGELARGATAYVTLEPCSHHGRTPPCADALVNAGVGRVVAAMRDPNPQVAGRGLQRLADAGIATESGVLEAEARKLNQGFLKRMEHGLPFVRVKLAMSLDGRTAMESGESQWITGPAARSAVQRLRAQAAVVLTGADTVLADGARLTVRADELGLDGEQTALAMSRPPLRVLIDGRLRVPLDAPFFKAGPALVATCVAIEEQYAHGPECLIVPGDDGQVDLHQLLIELANRGVNEVLVEAGPRLAGAFAQLGLVDEFVIFIAGKFLGSTARPLLDWPLAYMKDAPELKITEIRAVGDDWRVTAIPVLSASV, from the coding sequence ATGACCACCGCCGCCGAGCAGGCCATCCTCGACGCCCACTTCATGGCGCGTGCGCTGGAACTGGCGCGCAAGGGTCACTACACCACCCATCCCAATCCTCGGGTTGGCTGTGTGGTGGTGCGTGACGGGCAGATTGTCGGCGAAGGCTGGCATGAACGCGCTGGCGAACCACACGCTGAAGTCCACGCGTTGCGCGCTGCCGGTGAGTTGGCCCGAGGCGCCACCGCCTATGTGACGCTCGAACCGTGCAGCCACCATGGACGCACGCCGCCGTGCGCCGATGCGCTGGTGAATGCCGGTGTTGGCCGCGTCGTTGCGGCGATGCGTGATCCCAATCCGCAAGTTGCCGGTCGTGGTTTGCAGCGTCTGGCCGATGCCGGTATCGCCACTGAAAGTGGTGTACTCGAAGCCGAGGCGCGCAAGCTCAATCAAGGTTTTCTGAAGCGCATGGAACACGGCTTGCCGTTTGTGCGGGTCAAGTTGGCCATGAGTCTCGACGGGCGCACGGCGATGGAAAGCGGCGAGAGCCAATGGATCACCGGCCCGGCCGCACGTTCGGCTGTTCAGCGTTTGCGTGCTCAAGCCGCTGTGGTGCTGACCGGTGCCGACACCGTGCTGGCCGACGGCGCACGTTTGACCGTGCGCGCCGACGAGTTGGGGCTGGATGGCGAGCAGACCGCGTTGGCCATGAGCCGACCGCCGCTGCGCGTGCTGATCGACGGGCGCCTGCGGGTGCCGCTGGATGCGCCGTTCTTCAAGGCTGGCCCGGCGTTGGTCGCCACCTGCGTCGCGATCGAAGAGCAATACGCTCACGGCCCTGAATGCCTGATCGTGCCGGGTGATGACGGTCAGGTCGATCTGCATCAATTGCTGATCGAGCTGGCCAATCGTGGCGTCAACGAGGTGCTGGTCGAAGCCGGCCCGCGTCTGGCCGGCGCTTTCGCTCAGCTCGGTCTGGTCGACGAATTCGTGATCTTCATCGCTGGCAAGTTCCTCGGCTCCACGGCGCGTCCGCTGCTGGACTGGCCGCTGGCTTATATGAAGGATGCGCCGGAGCTGAAAATCACTGAAATTCGCGCGGTGGGCGATGACTGGCGAGTCACTGCCATCCCTGTCCTTTCGGCGAGCGTATAA
- a CDS encoding class I SAM-dependent methyltransferase has translation MNAPLDLQLALGELLGDARLKVCALPDTDLQLWLIDGDNMDRQFSQEEIQRILHEPPYWGFCWASGLAVARYLAEFPEWVRGKRVLDFGAGSGIAGIAAAKAGALEVVACDLDPLAISACRANAALNNVEMSYSTDFFAEADRFDLILVADVLYDRANLPLLDAFLSRGREALVADSRVRDFRHPLYERIEMLEAMTLPDLAEPEEFRHVSLYHARRD, from the coding sequence ATGAATGCACCGCTCGACCTGCAATTGGCGTTAGGTGAATTGCTCGGCGACGCCAGACTCAAGGTCTGCGCGTTGCCGGACACTGATCTACAGCTATGGCTGATCGATGGCGACAACATGGATCGCCAATTCAGTCAGGAAGAAATTCAGCGAATTCTGCACGAGCCACCCTATTGGGGTTTCTGCTGGGCCAGCGGTCTGGCGGTGGCGCGTTATCTGGCAGAGTTTCCCGAGTGGGTACGCGGCAAACGCGTGCTGGATTTCGGCGCCGGTTCCGGGATTGCCGGGATCGCGGCGGCCAAGGCCGGGGCGCTGGAAGTGGTGGCGTGCGATCTCGATCCGTTGGCGATTTCCGCGTGCAGGGCGAATGCCGCACTGAATAATGTAGAGATGAGTTATTCGACGGATTTCTTTGCCGAGGCCGATCGGTTTGATCTGATTCTGGTGGCGGATGTGTTGTATGACCGGGCCAATCTGCCCTTGCTTGATGCGTTTTTAAGCCGTGGGCGAGAAGCGTTGGTGGCGGATTCGCGGGTGCGGGATTTTCGCCATCCGTTGTATGAGCGAATTGAAATGCTTGAAGCGATGACGTTGCCGGATCTGGCCGAGCCTGAGGAATTTCGGCATGTCAGCCTTTACCATGCGCGGCGTGATTGA